The following coding sequences lie in one Desulfovibrio psychrotolerans genomic window:
- a CDS encoding M15 family metallopeptidase translates to MKRRTFLRNLSRAAVCLPAVSALSGLAALAPRAARADRDISLFPAPQPGPYELNIRDYYTKMRHFDSPSEGDIVLNAEDHALLLSSLARMERLIAVVGHANFCLLGFDDALQYARNYPSIGAFTPAELEFLECQYYADAAVYGFYGIKTLPHLTDTLPQPDAVKVPYSGNFLFAGHPHRTWLTIHKALGDAVVLTSGVRGVMKQFHLFLNKAAQSNGNLSLASRSLAPPGYSFHGVGDFDVGQRGYGEANFTSRFTETEVFRRLEDMGYLTLRYPRENRLGVRFEPWHVKVNQA, encoded by the coding sequence GTGAAACGCCGCACCTTCCTGCGCAACCTGTCCCGCGCCGCCGTCTGCCTGCCGGCGGTTTCCGCGCTTTCGGGGCTGGCAGCCCTGGCGCCCCGTGCTGCCCGCGCGGACCGGGACATTTCTCTCTTTCCTGCCCCGCAGCCCGGCCCCTACGAACTGAACATCCGCGACTACTACACCAAAATGCGCCACTTTGATTCGCCATCCGAGGGCGACATCGTGCTGAACGCAGAAGACCACGCCCTGCTGCTTTCTTCCCTTGCCCGCATGGAACGGCTCATTGCCGTGGTGGGGCACGCAAATTTCTGTCTGCTGGGGTTTGACGACGCCCTGCAATACGCGCGCAACTATCCCTCCATCGGGGCGTTCACGCCTGCCGAACTAGAGTTTCTGGAATGCCAGTATTACGCCGATGCCGCCGTTTACGGATTCTACGGCATCAAAACCCTTCCGCACCTCACGGATACGCTGCCGCAGCCGGATGCCGTCAAGGTGCCCTACAGCGGCAACTTCCTTTTCGCGGGGCACCCGCACCGTACATGGCTGACCATTCACAAGGCGCTGGGAGATGCAGTGGTACTCACCTCCGGCGTGCGCGGGGTGATGAAGCAGTTTCACCTGTTTCTGAACAAGGCCGCGCAGAGTAACGGCAATCTTTCTCTGGCCTCGCGTTCCCTTGCGCCGCCCGGATACTCGTTCCACGGCGTGGGCGATTTCGATGTGGGTCAGCGCGGTTACGGGGAAGCGAACTTTACCTCACGCTTCACGGAAACCGAGGTGTTCCGGCGGCTGGAAGATATGGGCTATCTCACACTGCGCTATCCGCGCGAAAACCGGCTCGGCGTACGGTTCGAGCCTTGGCACGTCAAAGTGAATCAGGCATGA
- a CDS encoding substrate-binding periplasmic protein: MSPPFRNAVFVLALLLLLPAASRAEQLTVGYIEYPPYYFTHGNGTPGGLLMDITTQILDDSGVSYTYKPLPSKRILSYLEDGRQDFASTGWFKTLQRESFAIFSLPIYRNKPVGLVSLREKAHHFARYGTLREIMESGLFTAGLLCGHSEGEYIDGIMTRHENRVMQITGEQAVLMRMLAAGRFDFVLLPPEEVPGLALAAGETPEAFTLTELPDIPAGNTRHIMFSRAVSPDMVERINNAIRSRQESIPLP, from the coding sequence ATGTCTCCACCGTTCCGTAACGCGGTCTTCGTCCTTGCTCTGCTTCTGCTGCTCCCTGCCGCCTCCCGCGCGGAGCAGCTGACGGTGGGCTATATTGAATACCCGCCCTACTATTTCACGCACGGCAACGGCACCCCGGGCGGGCTGCTCATGGATATCACCACGCAGATTCTGGACGATTCGGGCGTCAGCTACACGTACAAACCCCTCCCCTCCAAACGCATCCTCAGCTATCTTGAAGATGGCAGGCAGGACTTCGCATCAACAGGATGGTTCAAAACGCTCCAGCGGGAAAGCTTTGCCATATTCTCCCTGCCCATCTACCGGAACAAACCTGTGGGACTTGTCTCGCTGCGGGAAAAGGCGCACCACTTTGCGCGGTACGGAACACTCCGGGAAATCATGGAGAGCGGCCTGTTTACGGCCGGGCTTCTGTGCGGGCATTCTGAGGGAGAGTACATTGACGGCATCATGACCCGGCACGAAAACAGGGTCATGCAGATAACGGGCGAACAGGCAGTCCTCATGCGCATGCTGGCAGCCGGACGCTTCGACTTTGTCCTCCTGCCGCCGGAAGAGGTGCCCGGGCTTGCCCTTGCCGCCGGGGAAACACCGGAAGCATTCACGCTTACGGAACTGCCGGACATTCCCGCAGGCAACACGCGCCACATCATGTTTTCCCGGGCAGTCTCCCCGGATATGGTGGAACGCATCAACAACGCCATCCGCAGCCGTCAGGAAAGCATCCCGCTGCCCTAG
- a CDS encoding ATP-binding protein, which produces MKNYSFRKRLFFGTLMLLMVALVPPFYFYDSTLREDIMLDAKDRAIKVLDTVDHVLREYGGDTDMAGTDARLTRLGESMGVRISYIADGVVLADSSVPFEEVPALESHGARPEVRKAMQGTTGVEVRYSTTVNKELIYAARPMRGVPGLPEGVLRIAVPVSIVKERLSRLESGMVWVLSLTVLASALIGFLSTRPLLRSIDALARTAQSIGQGHYSRRIREYPGKEFKPLADAINGMAHNIEQHLSMLVDQKGRLEAVFNGMNEGVMVLDCGGRIHSCNKALAAIFPGIENKVGITPIEATMKPELQKMVSHLLEHSDNDATMRTQMEFSGGRFFEVTLVPFTDPAGARRMVVVFYDISERERLEKVRRDFVANVSHELKTPLTSIKGFAETLIETPPGRPEQTAMFLKTILKNANHMTKMVNSLLVLARCQHKGEETDLAPVDAHELVRQSLRDVMHAANAKGITLANTLPEGDISVLGDRDGLMEVFRNLLDNAVKYSPKGTTVSVSMRPAQDRVAFCVRDEGPGIPEKAKDRIFERFYRIEQGGEPAAKDGSAGLGLAICRRIVKSHGGDIWVESPLDPTTGTGAAFFVTLQAVDKPDKSDKSGNDTVEQEANGNAGSDASTDPAA; this is translated from the coding sequence ATGAAAAACTACTCCTTCCGCAAACGGCTGTTCTTCGGCACCCTGATGCTGCTCATGGTGGCGCTTGTGCCGCCTTTTTACTTTTATGACAGCACCTTGCGTGAAGATATCATGCTGGATGCCAAGGACAGGGCCATAAAAGTACTGGATACCGTGGACCATGTGCTGCGTGAGTACGGCGGCGACACGGACATGGCCGGAACAGACGCGCGCCTCACGCGGCTTGGCGAGAGCATGGGGGTTCGCATCTCCTATATTGCGGACGGCGTGGTGCTGGCCGATTCCAGCGTGCCCTTTGAAGAGGTGCCCGCGCTGGAGTCTCACGGTGCGCGCCCGGAAGTGCGCAAGGCCATGCAGGGAACCACGGGAGTGGAGGTGCGTTATTCCACCACCGTGAACAAGGAACTTATCTATGCCGCCCGTCCGATGCGGGGAGTACCCGGTTTGCCGGAAGGGGTGCTGCGCATCGCTGTTCCTGTTTCCATTGTCAAGGAGCGGCTGAGCCGGCTGGAATCGGGTATGGTGTGGGTGCTTTCGCTTACGGTGCTTGCCAGCGCGCTGATAGGCTTTTTGTCCACCCGGCCGTTGCTGCGGTCCATAGACGCCCTTGCGCGCACGGCGCAGAGCATAGGACAGGGGCACTACAGCCGCCGCATTCGCGAGTATCCCGGCAAGGAGTTCAAGCCGCTGGCGGACGCCATAAACGGCATGGCCCATAATATTGAGCAGCATCTGTCCATGCTCGTGGACCAGAAAGGGCGTCTGGAAGCCGTGTTCAACGGCATGAACGAGGGAGTGATGGTGCTGGATTGCGGCGGGCGTATCCATTCCTGCAACAAGGCGCTTGCCGCCATATTCCCCGGCATAGAGAACAAGGTGGGTATTACGCCTATTGAAGCGACCATGAAGCCGGAGCTGCAGAAAATGGTTTCGCATTTGCTGGAGCATTCCGACAATGACGCAACCATGCGCACGCAGATGGAATTTTCCGGCGGGCGGTTTTTTGAGGTCACGCTGGTTCCCTTTACGGACCCTGCGGGAGCCCGGCGCATGGTGGTGGTATTTTATGACATAAGCGAACGCGAGCGGCTGGAGAAGGTGCGGCGTGACTTTGTGGCCAACGTTTCCCACGAGCTGAAGACGCCGCTGACGAGCATAAAGGGCTTTGCAGAAACGCTCATTGAAACGCCGCCCGGAAGGCCGGAACAGACCGCCATGTTCCTGAAGACCATTCTGAAGAACGCCAACCACATGACCAAGATGGTCAACTCGCTGCTGGTGCTGGCCCGTTGCCAGCATAAGGGAGAGGAGACGGACCTTGCCCCCGTGGACGCCCACGAACTGGTGCGCCAGTCGCTGCGCGATGTAATGCACGCCGCCAATGCCAAGGGGATTACCCTGGCCAATACTCTGCCGGAGGGGGATATCTCCGTGCTGGGCGACCGGGACGGGCTGATGGAAGTCTTCCGCAACCTGCTGGACAACGCCGTGAAGTACAGCCCCAAGGGGACCACTGTGAGCGTTTCCATGCGTCCGGCGCAGGACAGGGTGGCCTTTTGCGTGCGGGATGAGGGGCCCGGTATTCCGGAGAAGGCCAAGGACAGGATATTTGAACGCTTCTACCGCATAGAGCAGGGGGGCGAACCCGCCGCCAAGGACGGTAGCGCAGGGCTTGGCCTTGCCATATGCCGCCGCATAGTCAAGTCACACGGCGGGGATATATGGGTGGAATCGCCTCTGGACCCGACCACGGGCACGGGTGCCGCCTTCTTTGTCACGTTGCAGGCGGTGGACAAGCCGGACAAGTCGGACAAGAGCGGCAACGACACGGTGGAACAAGAGGCCAACGGGAACGCCGGAAGCGATGCGAGCACAGACCCTGCCGCGTGA
- a CDS encoding DUF47 domain-containing protein, whose protein sequence is MKFFVPFFGLLSERNPMDGLVEHYAQIGKGMALIRESMECYITGGTCREFSSLQEEVNEVEDKADKIKRNIRNHLPRGLFMAVDKTLFLNYTRSQDNILDAGQEALNWLAMRRVLVPEEFHKQFLDYMDSVGQTLELLGPALEATIGMVNGGGKMDREGVKNTYRAIRHNHKSVFRSKQALISAIYNSEMEFKDIYQLLHFVECLNAMSHNAENCSDMLRAMIAR, encoded by the coding sequence ATGAAATTTTTCGTACCTTTTTTCGGGCTGCTTTCCGAACGCAATCCCATGGACGGGCTGGTTGAGCATTACGCCCAGATAGGCAAGGGCATGGCCCTTATCCGCGAATCCATGGAATGCTACATAACTGGCGGCACCTGCCGCGAGTTCTCTTCCCTGCAGGAAGAGGTGAACGAGGTGGAGGACAAGGCGGACAAGATTAAACGCAACATCCGCAACCACCTGCCGCGCGGCCTGTTCATGGCCGTGGACAAGACCCTGTTCCTGAACTACACGCGCAGCCAGGACAACATTCTGGACGCCGGACAGGAGGCCCTGAACTGGCTTGCCATGCGCCGCGTGCTGGTTCCTGAAGAATTCCACAAACAGTTTCTGGACTACATGGACAGCGTGGGCCAAACGCTGGAACTGCTCGGCCCCGCGCTGGAGGCGACCATAGGCATGGTCAACGGCGGCGGCAAGATGGACCGCGAAGGAGTGAAGAACACCTACCGCGCCATCCGCCACAATCATAAATCCGTGTTCCGCAGCAAGCAGGCGCTCATTTCCGCCATCTACAATTCCGAGATGGAATTCAAGGACATCTACCAGCTTCTGCACTTTGTGGAATGCCTGAACGCCATGTCCCACAATGCGGAAAACTGCTCCGACATGCTGCGGGCCATGATTGCCCGCTAG
- a CDS encoding inorganic phosphate transporter, giving the protein MDIYTVFLVLAVLAGFMMAFNLGANDVANSMASAVGAKAITVKQAVLIAGVLNFVGAVFLGSHVTKTISRGIINPDMITDHRVLMVGMFAALLSASLWMLIATLTALPVSSTHSIVGSIIGFGFVAGGPDVVQWSGLGVVVLSWIISPLFGAAISYVVFWQIRRYILFEKGDMLMAARKWGPFWISMTVVLVFLSFVFKTPMGKNLGLTWGSMLYVAPALLAVAWVITRALVRRIIPDVAEQPEAVEGLFRSMQVGTSCYVAISQGANDVANAIGPVAAIYLIARDQNMAFTAEVPTWLLVLGGLGIALGIATLGYRVMDTVGKRITQLTNTRGFAVDFGAATTVLMASNLGMPVSTTHAAVGSIVGVGLARGFGAVDFRVLFKIVLYWVLTVPIAGFTCIVIFQLLRWAVL; this is encoded by the coding sequence ATGGATATCTATACCGTCTTTCTTGTTCTGGCCGTGCTGGCCGGGTTCATGATGGCCTTCAATCTCGGCGCCAACGATGTGGCCAACTCCATGGCCTCTGCCGTGGGTGCCAAGGCGATAACGGTCAAACAAGCCGTCCTGATTGCAGGCGTTCTGAACTTTGTCGGTGCGGTTTTTCTGGGTTCACACGTCACAAAGACCATTTCGCGCGGCATCATCAACCCGGATATGATCACTGACCACAGGGTGCTCATGGTGGGCATGTTCGCCGCCCTGCTCTCCGCAAGCCTGTGGATGCTCATAGCCACCCTCACCGCCCTGCCCGTCTCATCCACGCACTCCATCGTCGGCTCCATCATCGGTTTCGGCTTTGTTGCCGGAGGACCGGATGTGGTGCAATGGAGCGGTCTGGGCGTGGTCGTGCTTTCGTGGATCATTTCCCCCCTGTTCGGAGCCGCCATATCCTACGTGGTGTTCTGGCAGATACGGCGGTATATCCTCTTCGAGAAAGGCGACATGCTTATGGCGGCACGCAAATGGGGGCCGTTCTGGATAAGCATGACCGTCGTGCTCGTTTTTCTTTCCTTCGTCTTCAAAACGCCCATGGGCAAGAATCTGGGCCTCACGTGGGGCTCCATGCTGTATGTGGCCCCCGCGCTGCTGGCTGTGGCATGGGTGATTACCCGCGCACTGGTCAGGCGGATCATACCGGATGTGGCAGAACAGCCGGAGGCGGTGGAAGGGCTTTTCCGGTCCATGCAGGTGGGCACCAGCTGCTATGTTGCCATCTCACAGGGCGCCAACGATGTGGCAAATGCCATCGGCCCTGTGGCAGCCATCTACCTCATCGCGCGTGACCAGAACATGGCCTTCACGGCAGAGGTACCCACATGGCTGCTGGTTCTGGGCGGGCTGGGCATTGCACTGGGCATTGCAACGCTGGGATACCGCGTTATGGACACCGTGGGGAAACGCATCACGCAGCTGACCAATACCCGCGGCTTTGCCGTGGACTTTGGCGCGGCAACAACCGTGCTCATGGCGTCCAATCTGGGCATGCCTGTTTCCACCACCCACGCTGCGGTCGGCTCCATTGTGGGCGTGGGTCTGGCCAGAGGCTTTGGTGCGGTGGATTTCCGCGTCCTGTTCAAGATCGTGCTGTACTGGGTGCTCACTGTGCCCATTGCGGGCTTCACCTGTATCGTCATTTTCCAGTTGCTCCGTTGGGCAGTACTGTAA
- a CDS encoding M14 family metallopeptidase: protein MKLLLALLLVLCMAFPAQARNPLDFHLVKLNGTESGPTLLVVGGIQGDEPGGFNAAGMLASNYTIRKGSVWVVPNLNFPSIIARSRGGFGDMNRKFAALHKDDPDYTTIQRIKEIILDPQVDFVLNLHDGSGFYRPAWESETRNPKRWGQCVIIDQTAIGAQPFGNLEEMALAAVSDANNALLIPGHAYHLKNTRTNEGDAEMEKTLTYFAITNGKPAFGVEASKEFKTATRAYYHIRVLESFMRQAGIEYERDFVLTPEGLEAAMNRNLHLAFHNGKLSLDMQDIRSVLRFVPLNRNAEREFSSSKPLLTMVNNGNAYRVYYGNTHLTQLVPQYFDFDDSLNALTILVDGKPHNATVGSIVPVGNVFEVAAQEGYRVNVIGYTHPRLTNEVDIPIRKADFLPGYSVDNAETHYRVEVYRGEKFAGMVMVRFDEAAAAALNNNNAAPRTEDGAPAQDLAGNGADSNDTLGW, encoded by the coding sequence ATGAAACTACTCCTCGCGCTTCTCCTCGTCCTGTGCATGGCTTTCCCTGCACAGGCCCGCAATCCTCTGGATTTCCATCTCGTCAAACTCAACGGCACGGAATCCGGCCCCACACTGCTGGTGGTGGGCGGCATACAGGGCGACGAACCGGGCGGATTCAACGCCGCAGGCATGCTGGCCAGCAACTACACCATACGCAAAGGCAGCGTGTGGGTGGTGCCCAACCTGAATTTTCCCAGCATCATCGCCCGTTCCCGCGGAGGATTCGGCGACATGAACCGCAAGTTCGCCGCCCTGCACAAGGATGACCCGGACTACACAACCATCCAGCGTATCAAAGAAATCATTCTGGACCCGCAGGTGGACTTTGTGCTCAACCTGCACGATGGCAGCGGCTTCTACCGGCCCGCCTGGGAGAGCGAAACCCGCAATCCCAAACGCTGGGGGCAGTGTGTCATCATCGACCAGACGGCCATCGGCGCGCAGCCGTTCGGCAATCTGGAAGAGATGGCCCTTGCCGCAGTTTCAGACGCCAACAACGCCCTGCTCATCCCCGGCCACGCCTACCATCTGAAGAACACCCGCACCAATGAAGGCGATGCGGAGATGGAAAAAACCCTCACCTACTTCGCCATCACCAACGGCAAACCCGCCTTCGGGGTGGAAGCCAGCAAGGAATTCAAAACTGCCACCCGCGCCTACTACCACATCCGCGTTCTGGAATCGTTCATGCGGCAGGCTGGCATAGAGTATGAGCGCGATTTCGTGCTCACGCCCGAAGGGCTGGAAGCCGCCATGAACCGCAACCTGCATCTGGCCTTCCATAACGGCAAGCTCTCGCTGGATATGCAGGATATCCGCAGCGTGCTGCGCTTTGTCCCGCTGAACCGCAACGCAGAGCGCGAATTTTCGTCTTCCAAGCCGCTGCTCACCATGGTGAACAACGGCAACGCCTACCGGGTGTATTATGGCAATACCCACCTGACCCAGCTTGTTCCCCAGTATTTCGACTTTGACGACAGCCTGAACGCCCTGACCATCCTTGTGGACGGCAAACCCCATAACGCCACGGTGGGCAGCATCGTGCCGGTGGGCAATGTCTTTGAGGTGGCAGCGCAGGAAGGCTACCGGGTAAACGTCATCGGCTACACCCACCCCAGGCTGACCAACGAGGTGGATATTCCCATCCGCAAGGCGGACTTCCTGCCCGGCTATTCCGTGGATAACGCAGAAACCCACTACCGGGTGGAGGTTTATCGCGGCGAAAAGTTCGCGGGCATGGTGATGGTACGGTTCGACGAAGCAGCGGCGGCAGCCCTGAATAACAACAATGCCGCCCCCCGTACGGAAGACGGAGCCCCGGCGCAAGACCTTGCCGGTAACGGTGCCGACAGCAACGACACGCTGGGCTGGTAA
- the der gene encoding ribosome biogenesis GTPase Der: protein MYPKIALIGRPNVGKSTLFNRLIRSNRAITHDRPGVTRDRMEGTVKRDGRTWTVIDTGGIHLDESYKAAEGPSELRGFESEILRQTQEAMAECVALCLVVDGRDGLLPFDRRLAEYVRRSGLPVLLAVNKVDGGELEDQLTPEFHELGLPMLALSGEHGYNMRAFEEELRDLLPPEDQWQQLEQEAGLKLAMLGRPNAGKSSLVNAITGMNRMIVSDMAGTTRDSVDVTYVLDDKRYTFVDTAGVRRRAKITDTVERYSVNSSIKSSTKAHVTILVLDGQEGLTQQDKRLIDLLDERKTPFMVLVNKTDLVKPNELAAVKKVYKEALSYCAHVPILYVSAHTRANLKRIIPLAEQIWSECHVRVPTGQLNRVLEAIVTKQQPPVVNRVRPKFFYMTQAETNPPTFVFFVNDADRMKDAYIRYMERSLRKTFKIEHAPVRVRFRSSHTKRAKK from the coding sequence ATGTATCCCAAAATAGCACTCATCGGACGACCCAACGTAGGCAAATCCACCCTGTTCAACAGGCTCATCCGCAGCAACCGCGCCATCACCCACGACCGCCCCGGCGTCACGCGGGACCGCATGGAGGGCACGGTAAAGCGCGACGGACGCACATGGACCGTCATCGACACCGGCGGCATCCATCTGGATGAAAGCTACAAGGCGGCGGAAGGCCCCAGCGAACTGCGTGGCTTTGAATCCGAAATCCTGCGCCAGACGCAGGAAGCCATGGCCGAATGCGTGGCCCTGTGCCTTGTGGTGGATGGACGCGACGGGCTGCTGCCCTTTGACCGCCGCCTTGCCGAATATGTCCGCCGCAGCGGCCTGCCCGTGCTGCTTGCCGTGAACAAGGTAGACGGCGGCGAACTTGAAGACCAGCTCACCCCGGAGTTTCACGAACTGGGCCTGCCCATGCTCGCCTTGTCCGGTGAGCACGGCTACAACATGCGCGCGTTTGAAGAAGAGCTGCGCGACCTGCTGCCCCCCGAGGACCAGTGGCAGCAGCTGGAGCAGGAAGCTGGACTCAAGCTGGCCATGCTCGGCCGTCCCAACGCGGGCAAATCCTCGCTGGTCAACGCCATTACGGGCATGAACCGCATGATCGTTTCCGACATGGCAGGCACCACCCGCGACTCGGTGGACGTTACCTACGTGCTGGACGACAAGCGGTACACCTTCGTGGATACGGCGGGGGTGCGCCGCCGCGCCAAAATCACCGACACGGTGGAACGCTACAGCGTGAACTCCTCCATCAAGTCCAGCACCAAGGCCCATGTGACCATTCTTGTGCTGGACGGGCAGGAAGGGCTTACCCAGCAGGATAAACGGCTCATAGACCTGCTGGACGAACGCAAAACCCCCTTCATGGTGCTGGTGAACAAGACCGACCTTGTAAAACCCAACGAACTGGCGGCGGTTAAAAAGGTTTACAAAGAAGCCCTGAGCTACTGCGCCCACGTGCCCATTCTGTATGTTTCCGCACACACCCGCGCCAACCTTAAGCGCATCATCCCGCTCGCAGAGCAGATATGGTCGGAATGCCATGTGCGCGTCCCCACCGGGCAGCTGAACCGCGTGCTGGAAGCCATAGTCACCAAGCAGCAGCCCCCCGTGGTGAACAGGGTGCGCCCCAAATTCTTCTACATGACGCAGGCAGAGACGAACCCGCCCACCTTCGTCTTCTTTGTCAACGATGCGGACCGCATGAAAGACGCCTACATCCGCTACATGGAACGCTCGCTGCGCAAGACGTTCAAAATAGAACACGCTCCCGTGCGGGTGCGCTTCCGCTCCAGCCACACCAAGCGGGCCAAAAAGTAG
- the dnaX gene encoding DNA polymerase III subunit gamma/tau has translation MSTASLTIAHRPQTFADVAGQDTIKAILSRAAQEDRIAPAYLFSGTRGVGKTTIARIFAKALNCATAPAAEPCNVCEHCRKITQGMHVDVVEIDGASNRGIDDARRLRESIGYAAMEGRYRVFIIDEAHMLTRDAFNALLKTLEEPPRGVTFIMATTEPHKFPVTIISRCQHYIFKRLGEQEIEAHLVKILGLEARPYEPQAVKLIARRAAGSVRDSMSLLGQVLALGHERLEEQAVRSILGLAGQELFFKVMEALKAQDVLAVSSVIRSILDQGVDIGFFLRELAATWRNLFMLKQAGEAALPLLDLPQDEAAQWLAWTPEFELAHVHACWQLTLEGQRRVLTSLEPAMALELLLLNLAFLPKLLNMEQLSRGAAAAPASQAPQGSQGSHGPQAAHGGQGAQGGVQGGRPVQGTGGPGGPRNPFDAAAGAVNRSGGLPDAPTAPGRTPDSTPDAAPRAGQGSREEPPHRRARAALQAEQIGQTRQTGQAERTGQMGQAGQAGQAEEARQPEQARKAPGITEPAFPAAPEHGADAFSAPQGGDASMQDGPPADYDMGPPPDLPPELGGAVAEIGPQPDPERSADTHAGHDAEPSVMPDPAWAAAPGQVSAPGQASAPGTWEGFLAFCRERNGEGGSVAHALRLADGEVREGVLNITAMSATQYEKLGDATVQSALSGRVREYFGEGTRVAVREPLNRVRPPAEMREEVESHPTAVLLREELGATLAFFRHKDDPSTR, from the coding sequence ATGAGCACAGCATCCCTTACCATTGCCCACCGCCCGCAGACCTTTGCCGATGTGGCGGGGCAGGACACCATAAAGGCCATTCTTTCCCGCGCCGCGCAGGAAGACCGCATTGCCCCCGCCTATCTCTTCAGCGGCACGCGGGGTGTGGGCAAGACCACCATTGCCCGCATTTTTGCCAAGGCGCTGAACTGCGCCACAGCTCCCGCCGCAGAACCGTGCAACGTCTGTGAGCACTGCCGCAAGATCACGCAGGGCATGCACGTGGACGTGGTGGAGATAGACGGCGCCTCCAACCGGGGCATAGACGACGCCCGCAGGCTGCGCGAATCCATAGGCTATGCCGCCATGGAGGGGCGCTACAGGGTGTTCATCATCGACGAGGCGCACATGCTGACCCGGGACGCCTTTAACGCGCTGCTCAAAACGCTGGAGGAGCCGCCGCGCGGGGTCACCTTTATTATGGCGACCACGGAACCGCACAAGTTTCCCGTGACCATCATCAGCCGCTGCCAGCATTATATTTTCAAGCGGCTGGGCGAGCAGGAAATTGAGGCGCATCTGGTAAAGATTCTGGGGCTGGAGGCCCGCCCCTATGAACCGCAGGCGGTGAAGCTTATTGCGCGGCGTGCGGCGGGGTCTGTGCGCGATTCCATGTCGTTGCTGGGGCAGGTGCTCGCGCTCGGGCACGAGCGGCTGGAGGAGCAGGCCGTGCGCTCCATTCTGGGGCTGGCGGGGCAGGAACTGTTTTTTAAGGTCATGGAGGCGCTTAAGGCGCAGGATGTGCTGGCCGTTTCCTCGGTTATCCGCAGCATTTTGGATCAGGGCGTGGACATAGGGTTTTTTCTGCGGGAGCTTGCGGCCACATGGCGCAATCTTTTCATGCTCAAGCAGGCGGGCGAAGCTGCACTGCCCCTGCTGGACCTGCCGCAGGACGAGGCCGCGCAGTGGCTGGCGTGGACGCCGGAATTTGAACTGGCTCATGTGCATGCCTGCTGGCAACTGACGCTGGAAGGGCAGCGCAGGGTGCTGACCAGTCTTGAACCTGCCATGGCGCTGGAACTGCTGCTGCTTAATCTGGCCTTTTTGCCCAAGCTGCTGAACATGGAGCAGCTTTCGCGGGGGGCTGCCGCCGCTCCCGCCTCTCAAGCCCCCCAAGGCTCGCAAGGTTCCCACGGTCCCCAAGCTGCGCACGGCGGGCAGGGTGCACAGGGGGGAGTACAGGGAGGCAGGCCCGTACAGGGGACAGGTGGTCCCGGAGGCCCACGCAACCCTTTTGACGCCGCAGCCGGTGCCGTGAACAGGTCGGGTGGTTTACCCGACGCGCCGACTGCCCCAGGCCGTACCCCGGACAGCACCCCTGACGCTGCACCCCGTGCAGGGCAAGGGAGCCGGGAAGAACCGCCGCATCGCCGCGCGCGGGCCGCACTCCAGGCCGAACAAATTGGACAGACCCGACAAACAGGGCAGGCCGAACGAACCGGACAAATGGGACAGGCCGGACAGGCTGGACAGGCTGAAGAAGCACGGCAGCCGGAGCAGGCACGGAAAGCCCCCGGCATAACGGAGCCTGCATTCCCTGCTGCGCCGGAGCATGGCGCAGATGCCTTTTCCGCTCCGCAGGGAGGAGACGCCTCCATGCAGGACGGACCGCCGGCAGACTACGATATGGGGCCGCCGCCCGATCTGCCGCCGGAACTGGGCGGCGCGGTTGCGGAGATTGGCCCGCAACCCGACCCTGAACGAAGTGCGGACACGCATGCGGGGCATGATGCGGAGCCTTCTGTAATGCCGGACCCGGCGTGGGCGGCTGCGCCCGGACAGGTATCGGCTCCCGGACAGGCGTCCGCTCCCGGAACGTGGGAAGGGTTTCTGGCCTTTTGCCGCGAGCGGAACGGCGAGGGCGGTTCCGTGGCGCATGCCCTGCGGCTGGCCGATGGCGAGGTGCGGGAAGGCGTGCTGAACATAACAGCCATGTCCGCCACGCAGTATGAGAAACTGGGTGACGCTACCGTGCAGTCTGCGCTGTCTGGGCGGGTGCGGGAGTATTTCGGGGAAGGAACAAGGGTTGCCGTGCGTGAGCCGCTGAACAGGGTGCGCCCCCCGGCCGAGATGCGCGAGGAGGTGGAAAGCCACCCCACGGCCGTGCTCCTGCGCGAGGAACTGGGGGCAACGCTGGCGTTCTTCCGCCACAAGGACGACCCTTCCACACGGTAA